A genomic window from Thermococcus nautili includes:
- a CDS encoding M48 metallopeptidase family protein produces the protein MLEDVLERAKELTKYQGEFRVKVRPLKTSIARVSFRHGTITVDPSVLNLSEEEILYILVHELAHLKAGTVYHSSLFWEVVSQVFPKEIAVEMEDRIILKLRKKLV, from the coding sequence ATGCTGGAGGACGTTCTTGAGAGAGCCAAAGAACTCACCAAATATCAGGGAGAATTCAGGGTTAAGGTCAGGCCCCTCAAGACATCGATTGCGAGGGTCTCGTTCAGGCACGGCACGATTACTGTTGACCCGTCTGTGCTTAATCTAAGTGAGGAAGAGATACTTTACATCTTAGTTCACGAGCTTGCTCACCTGAAGGCTGGGACTGTTTACCATTCTTCCCTCTTTTGGGAGGTGGTCTCCCAGGTGTTTCCGAAGGAAATTGCAGTGGAAATGGAGGACAGGATTATCCTGAAGCTTAGAAAGAAGCTGGTGTGA
- a CDS encoding transglutaminase domain-containing protein — protein MPLIKKTKREKAVKGSKSIRGILVRWLILSLLLVVGLSLVLFVVPGAYEVVRGDEITRQVLSQLETEADNPNQMAIKIHKWEQENFLSPYSINPKDLSFFEQVLAGWGFYENKEGEIHLFRPGFGLYSVPPQWVLHSKLANCKEYAEVFVYLMNKAGFKARVVRAPGEDHTWAEYYIGSYKIIFDPSNPVNPVIVNPKSFGERRHFSYVEAYDLQNPNQREDVSDEYIERGILVVEVVRDNRPVSGATVEVLSMYLMERYPERYKKPRPVISNKTHEDGLVQFKLGPNNYTLVAKKCSLLVCWKGEVSGNVSVGKSTHVLVELHVDYLNTGLRGVLVLGVLGVVLVKFRKRYWGKLPK, from the coding sequence ATGCCCCTAATAAAGAAAACAAAGAGGGAGAAAGCGGTAAAGGGGAGTAAATCCATCAGGGGCATACTTGTTAGGTGGCTTATCCTTAGCCTTCTGCTCGTTGTTGGATTAAGTTTAGTCCTCTTCGTGGTTCCTGGGGCGTACGAGGTTGTTAGGGGCGATGAAATTACACGGCAAGTTCTGTCCCAGCTTGAAACGGAGGCAGATAACCCAAACCAGATGGCGATTAAGATACACAAGTGGGAGCAGGAGAATTTTCTCTCCCCTTACTCAATCAACCCAAAAGATTTGTCCTTCTTTGAGCAGGTTCTTGCCGGTTGGGGATTTTATGAGAACAAGGAAGGGGAGATACACCTTTTCCGTCCTGGGTTTGGCCTTTACTCGGTTCCTCCCCAGTGGGTGCTTCACTCAAAGCTTGCAAACTGCAAAGAATATGCAGAGGTCTTTGTTTATCTTATGAACAAAGCGGGATTCAAAGCGAGGGTTGTAAGGGCTCCTGGCGAGGACCACACTTGGGCCGAGTATTACATTGGAAGTTACAAAATTATTTTTGACCCGAGCAACCCCGTAAATCCGGTTATTGTGAACCCCAAGAGCTTTGGGGAGAGAAGACATTTTTCGTACGTTGAAGCTTACGACCTCCAGAATCCCAACCAACGTGAGGACGTTTCCGATGAGTACATCGAGAGGGGTATTCTTGTTGTCGAAGTCGTCAGGGATAACAGACCCGTTTCGGGTGCAACGGTTGAGGTTCTGAGTATGTATCTAATGGAGAGATATCCTGAAAGATACAAAAAGCCGAGACCAGTCATATCCAATAAGACACACGAAGATGGACTCGTTCAGTTCAAACTTGGGCCCAACAATTACACTCTTGTTGCCAAAAAGTGCTCTCTTCTCGTATGCTGGAAAGGGGAGGTCTCCGGAAACGTTAGCGTTGGTAAATCAACTCATGTACTTGTGGAGCTCCATGTTGATTATCTGAATACTGGTCTGAGAGGGGTTTTGGTGCTTGGGGTTCTCGGAGTGGTTTTGGTTAAGTTCCGCAAAAGATATTGGGGCAAACTTCCAAAGTGA
- a CDS encoding EVE domain-containing protein: MRYWLCITNRDNWEVVKTRNVWGVAKRHKNTLAKVKPGDRLVFYVKQERKDKEILEPRIVGIFEVVSEPYTDPSKIFKSPPHLNETYPLRVKIKPVKLGELEFKPLIPKLKFITNKKRWSGHLMGKAMREIPEEDYKLIENSL; encoded by the coding sequence ATGAGGTACTGGCTCTGCATCACCAACCGCGACAATTGGGAAGTTGTGAAAACGAGGAATGTTTGGGGTGTGGCGAAGAGGCATAAAAACACCCTTGCCAAGGTTAAACCGGGCGACAGGCTCGTCTTTTACGTTAAGCAAGAGCGGAAGGACAAAGAAATTCTTGAGCCGAGGATTGTTGGCATCTTTGAAGTCGTGAGCGAGCCGTACACTGACCCGTCAAAGATATTCAAGAGCCCGCCACACCTCAATGAGACTTACCCACTTAGGGTTAAAATCAAGCCCGTGAAGCTCGGCGAGCTTGAGTTCAAGCCTCTTATTCCAAAGCTGAAGTTTATCACCAACAAGAAGCGCTGGAGTGGGCACTTGATGGGCAAGGCGATGAGGGAGATACCAGAGGAGGATTATAAGCTGATTGAGAATTCCCTTTGA
- the taw3 gene encoding tRNA(Phe) 7-((3-amino-3-carboxypropyl)-4-demethylwyosine(37)-N(4))-methyltransferase Taw3, whose product MKAKREALVSLFTAMREGKVDEDIIDLLLLINSIRGIYTTSSCSGRIGIIEEPALGAKPLSRWLIKVHREMTFPEAKKALEKAREGLIFLKSQPPIFHVVAEDLEKAKRLHELGLASGFKYTTFKVISNRYLVEINATEYLTAPLGRDGKILVSDDYLRFALEIGNSMLRRSKGRLPRLMKNFEKLREELGEDELFYELAGEFGVRF is encoded by the coding sequence ATGAAGGCAAAGCGGGAAGCGCTGGTCAGCCTCTTCACGGCGATGAGAGAGGGCAAGGTTGACGAGGACATAATAGACCTCCTCCTGCTCATCAACTCCATCAGGGGAATCTACACGACGAGCTCGTGCTCGGGCAGGATTGGAATCATCGAGGAGCCAGCTTTGGGCGCCAAACCCCTGAGCAGGTGGCTGATTAAGGTTCACCGCGAGATGACGTTCCCCGAGGCAAAGAAGGCCCTTGAAAAGGCCAGGGAGGGCTTGATATTCCTCAAGAGCCAGCCCCCGATTTTCCACGTCGTAGCCGAGGACCTTGAGAAAGCGAAGAGGCTCCACGAGCTCGGCCTCGCCAGCGGTTTCAAGTACACGACCTTCAAGGTAATCTCCAACCGCTACCTCGTCGAGATAAACGCCACCGAGTATCTAACCGCTCCACTTGGCAGGGATGGAAAAATCCTCGTAAGCGACGACTACCTGCGCTTCGCCCTCGAAATCGGCAACTCGATGTTGAGACGCTCGAAGGGCAGGCTTCCGAGGCTGATGAAGAACTTTGAAAAACTCCGCGAGGAGCTCGGTGAGGACGAGCTGTTCTACGAGCTGGCGGGGGAGTTTGGTGTGAGGTTCTGA